Proteins encoded within one genomic window of Triticum aestivum cultivar Chinese Spring chromosome 2D, IWGSC CS RefSeq v2.1, whole genome shotgun sequence:
- the LOC123053441 gene encoding aspartyl protease 37, whose protein sequence is MSVHRSTTTYSAMEAMPLLLFLALLVLPAYCLQSPRQSYHLELARVDAADTGSLNISDHELLRRAIQRSRDRLASITPRLYPTRNRKVVVGEAPVLSAGGEYLVKLGLGTPQHCFTAAIDTASDLIWTQCQPCVKCYRQKDPVFNPMASTTYAVVPCNSDTCDELDTHRCGRSGSEDDDDDDVCQYTYTYGGNSTTRGTLAVDKLTIGEDSFHGVVFGCSSSSVGGPPAEVSGVVGLGRGPLSLVSQLSVRRFMYCLPPPASRSAGRLVLGADATAMRNASDRIVVPMSINPRYPSYYYLNLNGLSIGDKAMSSSFRSIMNATTPGTSDPDPNVAASPMPVSGDGDGGGGTGPNAFGMIIDIASTITFLEESLYEELVDDLEEEIRLPRGSGSSLGLDLCFILPNGVPMSRVYAPSMSLAFDGEWLKLEKELLFVEDRESGMMCLMIGKTDGVSILGNYQQQNIQVMYNLRRERITFVKTNCESMTH, encoded by the coding sequence ATGTCAGTCCACCGTAGTACTACAACGTACAGCGCCATGGAGGCCATGCCGCTGCTGCTCTTCCTCGCCCTCCTCGTCCTCCCGGCGTACTGCCTGCAGTCGCCGCGGCAGTCCTACCACCTCGAACTCGCCCGCGTCGACGCCGCGGACACGGGAAGCCTCAACATCAGCGACCATGAGCTCCTCCGGCGCGCCATCCAGCGCAGCCGGGACCGGCTGGCCAGCATCACGCCCCGCCTGTACCCGACCCGCAACCGCAAGGTGGTGGTGGGCGAGGCCCCGGTGCTGTCGGCCGGGGGCGAGTACCTGGTGAAGCTCGGCCTGGGCACGCCGCAGCACTGCTTCACGGCGGCCATCGACACGGCCAGCGACCTCATCTGGACGCAGTGCCAGCCGTGCGTCAAGTGCTACCGCCAGAAGGACCCCGTGTTCAACCCCATGGCCTCGACCACCTACGCCGTGGTGCCGTGCAACAGCGACACGTGCGACGAGCTGGACACCCACCGGTGCGGCCGCAGCggcagcgaggacgacgacgacgacgacgtgtGCCAGTACACCTACACGTACGGCGGGAACTCGACGACGAGGGGCACGCTGGCCGTCGACAAGCTGACCATCGGCGAGGACTCGTTCCACGGCGTCGTCTTCGGCTGCAGCAGCTCCAGCGTCGGGGGGCCGCCCGCGGAGGTGTCGGGGGTGGTGGGCCTCGGCCGCGGGCCGCTCTCGCTGGTGTCCCAGCTGTCGGTGCGGAGGTTCATGTACTGCCTGCCCCCGCCGGCCTCCAGGAGCGCGGGGAGGCTGGTCCTCGGCGCCGACGCCACGGCCATGCGCAACGCGTCGGACCGGATCGTGGTGCCCATGTCCATCAACCCGCGGTACCCGTCCTACTACTACCTCAACCTCAACGGGCTGTCCATCGGCGACAAGGCCATGTCCTCCTCCTTCAGGAGCATCATGAACGCGACGACTCCAGGTACTTCAGACCCCGACCCCAACGTGGCGGCGTCTCCCATGCCCGtgtccggcgacggcgacggcggcggcggcacggggccGAACGCGTTCGGGATGATCATCGACATCGCGTCGACGATCACGTTCCTGGAGGAGTCGCTGTACGAGGAGCTGGTGGACGACCTGGAGGAGGAGATCAGGCTGCCGCGGGGTTCCGGGTCGAGCCTGGGGCTGGACCTCTGCTTCATCCTGCCCAACGGGGTGCCGATGAGCCGCGTGTACGCGCCGTCCATGTCGCTGGCGTTCGACGGGGAGTGGCTCAAGCTGGAGAAGGAGCTGCTGTTCGTGGAGGACAGGGAGAGCGGGATGATGTGCCTCATGATCGGCAAGACGGACGGGGTATCTATCCTCGGCAACTACCAGCAGCAGAACATTCAGGTCATGTACAACCTGCGCCGGGAGAGGATCACCTTCGTCAAGACCAACTGCGAATCCATGACTCACTAG
- the LOC123049439 gene encoding F-box protein FBW2 — MKRRNPPSGAGLPAGEGSGWEAKWERPNGRWRGRQPAPVVKWSHAEAMKKKPKVGGGAALVGDGGGWRMETEAEMVGLDGRSCGGRGFFGTSWAEAAEKSADAATGGGENEWRLPETEKANPCEAVEGGGGGDARGDEVKEELYDWRWTEAVSPEIMALILRGRFAADEIARGPSAVCRAWREAAASPDMWGDVDIEAWCRRIKCRVRADAAVRRLVARSQGTIRRLSAYRVGDAALAYAAASGKLLNVLLIPMSEISDQAVEKYVKCFTALRVLDISYCVKVTSRGMEAIGRQCKSLAQLKRNMPPPQPPLGNNAAPTVVEDEALAVANTMPMLTQLELAYGLFSDIGLDAILNQCPLLRTLDILGSLNVRLDGDIEDRCCALESFREPWEPEYHEYSSSGGDGDYDDTESDD, encoded by the exons ATGAAGCGTCGGAACCCTCCGTCCGGCGCCGGATTGCCCGCAGGAGAGGGCTCGGGGTGGGAGGCGAAGTGGGAGCGGCCTAATGGGCGTTGGAGAGGGAGACAGCCGGCGCCCGTGGTGAAGTGGTCGCACGCCGAGGCCATGaagaagaagcccaaagttggtgGCGGAGCAGCCTTGGTCGGAGATGGCGGAGGGTGGCGGATGGAGACGGAGGCGGAAATGGTGGGGCTTGATGGACGAAGCTGCGGCGGAAGAGGGTTTTTTGGAACGAGctgggcggaggcggcggagaagaGCGCGGATGCGGCCACCGGCGGAGGAGAGAACGAGTGGCGTTTGCCGGAGACGGAAAAGGCGAATCCTTGCGAGGCCGTGGAAGGGGGCGGTGGAGGAGATGCGAGGGGCGATGAGGTCAAGGAGGAACTGTACGATTGGAGGTGGACGGAGGCTGTGAGCCCGGAGATAATGGCGCTGATACTGCGGGGCAGGTTCGCCGCCGACGAGATTGCGCGCGGGCCCTCGGCGGTGTGCAGGGCGTGGAGGGAGGCCGCTGCGTCGCCGGACATGTGGGGGGACGTGGACATCGAGGCCTGGTGCCGCCGCATCAAGTGCCGTGTCAGGGCCGACGCAGCTGTGCGCCGCCTTGTCGCCCGCTCCCAGGGCACGATCCGGCGGCTCTCAGCCTACCGTGTCGGCGACGCTGCGCTTGCCTATGCCGCCGCCTC TGGGAAATTGCTTAATGTCCTCCTGATCCCGATGAGCGAGATATCTGACCAAGCCGTGGAGAAGTACGTGAAATGCTTTACTGCCCTAAGAGTGTTGGACATCAGTTACTGCGTGAAAGTCACATCGAGAGGCATGGAAGCAATAGGCCGACAATGCAAGTCGCTTGCTCAGCTGAAGAGGAACATGCCTCCTCCACAGCCTCCCCTGGGCAACAATGCAGCACCTACGGTGGTTGAAGACGAGGCCCTGGCGGTTGCAAATACCATGCCGATGCTTACACAACTTGAGCTTGCATATGGTTTGTTCAGTGATATTGGCCTAGATGCCATCCTCAACCAATGCCCTCTGCTGCGTACACTGGACATACTTGGCAGCTTGAATGTCAGGCTCGACGGCGACATCGAGGACAGATGCTGCGCTCTCGAGTCGTTCCGGGAGCCATGGGAGCCTGAGTATCACGAGTACTCGAGCAGTGGTGGCGATGGCGACTACGATGACACCGAAAGCGATGATTGA
- the LOC123053442 gene encoding gamma-glutamylcyclotransferase 2-3 — protein MVMWVFGYGSLVWNPGFAYDARLVGFVRDYRRVFYQGSTDHRGTPEFPGRTVTLEHQPGSTCWGVAYKISREQDKQTALEYLEVREKQYDEKVYLDLYTDSSPKIPEVQDMMVYLATTNKEANQNYLGPAPLEEMAKQIYLAEGPTGPNKEYLFKLEDALNKIGVVDQHVQDLANAVRKYADSL, from the exons ATGGTGATGTGGGTGTTCGGCTACGGCTCCCTGGTGTGGAACCCCGGGTTCGCCTACGACGCCCGCCTCGTCGGCTTCGTCAGGGACTACCGCCGCGTCTTCTACCAGG GGAGCACGGACCACAGGGGCACGCCGGAATTCCCCGGGAGGACCGTCACGCTCGAGCACCAGCCCGGGTCCACATGC TGGGGAGTTGCTTACAAAATTTCAAGGGAGCAAGATAAGCAGACAGCCCTGGAG TATCTGGAAGTAAGAGAGAAGCAATATGATGAGAAGGTTTACCTTGACTTGTATACA GATTCTTCCCCCAAAATACCAGAAGTCCAAGATATGATGGT ATATTTAGCCACCACAAATAAGGAGGCCAACCAAAACTATCTGGGTCCTGCTCCGCTGGAAGAAATGGCCAA GCAAATCTACCTTGCTGAAGGCCCGACTGGACCTAATAAAGAGTATTTGTTCAAGCTCGAGGACGCGTTAAACAAAATAG GAGTTGTGGATCAACATGTTCAGGATTTGGCGAATGCTGTGCGCAAGTATGCAGATAGTTTGTAA